From Oryza sativa Japonica Group chromosome 4, ASM3414082v1, one genomic window encodes:
- the LOC4335955 gene encoding potassium channel KOR2: MAEEYELNEIDDTLHGSVGSRLSLFARELKSRRSSSWHGGTALRLPKDLYESLVIHPNGRWYRIWANMMFLWSIYSTFFTPFEFSFFRGLPDQLLDLECVQLVFLADVAVHFFLAYRDPHTYRMVHDKRHIALRYIKGSFALDVLGCFPWDAIYKVTGRVEAVRWLVWVRLYRGRKVMAFFKRVEKDIRVSYLLTRIVKLITVELYCTHTAACGFYYLATTLPPAREGGTWIGSLSLGDARYINFREVDLLTRYVTSLYLAIVTMATVGYGDIHAVNTREMAFTVVYISFSIVLSAYLIGNMTALIVKGSRTERFRDRMTDLIRYMNRNRLGSAIRSQVKDHLMLQYESSYTRDRVIVDDIPVAVRSKMSQTLYLDMVSRVGLFRGCSDDFLSQIVLKLHEEFFLPGEVILEQGTVVDQIYIVAHGCLEEVANGEDGSEEIISELRPYGIVGDVAVICNIPQPYTVRVCELCSLLRIDKQSLTSILQIYFKDNSQILSNLLKGKETESKRKQLESDITYLLAKQESELVLGVNNAAYHGDIFRLKSLISAGADPSKSDYDGRTALHIAALRGYENIVRFLIQRGANVNSIDRFGNSPLLQAVKSGHDRITSLLVEHGAILNLEDAGGYLCRVVRGGRIDLLKKLLRFGISPNCRNYDQRTPLHIAAAEGLHLVASTLIESGADIQAKDRWGNTPLDEGRRCSSKPLVRILEQARTVATN, encoded by the exons ATGGCTGAAGAGTATGAGCTGAACGAGATAGATGACACCCTGCATGGCTCTGTGGGGAGCAGGCTCTCGCTGTTTGCGAGGGAGCTCAAGTCAAGGAGAAGCAGCAGCTGGCATGGCGGCACCGCCCTGAGGCTGCCAAAGGATCTGTATGAAAGCCTTGTCATACACCCCAATGGCAG ATGGTACAGGATCTGGGCGAACATGATGTTCCTGTGGTCCATCTACTCCACCTTCTTCACCCCGTTCGAGTTCAGCTTCTTCCGCGGACTCCCCGATCAGCTGCTCGACCTCGAGTGCGTCCAGCTCGTCTtcctcgccgacgtcgccgtccacTTCTTCCTCGCCTACCGCGACCCCCACACCTACAGGATGGTCCACGACAAGCGCCACATCGCCCTCCG CTACATCAAAGGCAGCTTTGCTCTCGACGTGCTCGGCTGCTTCCCCTGGGACGCCATCTACAAG GTGACGGGCAGGGTGGAGGCGGTGAGGTGGCTGGTGTGGGTGAGGCTGTACAGGGGGAGGAAGGTGATGGCGTTCTTCAAGCGGGTGGAGAAGGACATCCGGGTGAGCTACCTCCTGACGAGGATCGTGAAGCTCATCACCGTGGAGCTCTACTGCACCCACACCGCCGCCTGCGGCTTCTACTACCTGGCCACCAcgctcccgcccgcgcgcgaGGGCGGGACGTGGATCGGCAGCCTCTCCCTCGGCGACGCCCGGTACATCAACTTCAGGGAGGTCGACCTGCTCACCCGCTACGTCACCTCCCTCTACCTCGCCATCGTCACCATGGCAACTGTCG GCTATGGCGACATCCACGCGGTGAACACGAGGGAGATGGCGTTCACGGTGGTGTACATCTCGTTCAGCATCGTCCTGAGCGCGTACCTGATCGGCAACATGACGGCGCTGATCGTGAAGGGGTCCAGGACGGAGCGGTTCAGGGACAGGATGACCGACCTCATCAGGTACATGAACAGGAACAGGCTGGGCAGCGCCATCAGGTCCCAGGTGAAGGATCACCTGATGCTGCAGTACGAGAGCAGCTACACCCGGGACCGCGTAATCGTCGACGACATCCCGGTCGCCGTTCGATCCAAG ATGTCACAGACACTGTACCTGGATATGGTTTCGAGAGTTGGGCTGTTCAGAGGTTGCTCGGATGACTTCCTAAGCCAGATT GTGCTGAAATTGCATGAAGAGTTCTTCCTCCCAGGAGAAGTTATCTTGGAGCAAGGCACCGTGGTTGATCAAATTTACATCGTGGCACATGGATGCCTG GAAGAGGTGGCCAATGGGGAAGATGGGTCTGAAGAGATCATCTCAGAACTGCGGCCTTACGGCATAGTTGGCGATGTCGCGGTGATCTGCAACATTCCACAGCCATACACAGTTAGAGTCTGTGAGCTTTGCAGCCTTCTGAGAATTGACAAGCAATCCTTGACTAGCATCTTACAAATTTACTTCAAGGATAATAGTCAGATATTGAGCAACCTTCTAAAG GGGAAAGAAACGGAGTCGAAGCGGAAGCAATTGGAATCAGATATCACATATCTGCTAGCAAAGCAAGAATCAGAACTAGTCCTTGGAGTAAACAATGCTGCATATCATGGGGATATATTTCGTTTGAAAAGCTTAATCAGTGCAGGAGCAGATCCGAGTAAATCAGATTACGATGGCAGGACTGCATTG CATATTGCTGCACTGAGAGGATACGAAAATATTGTCAGGTTCCTTATTCAACGAGGAGCGAATGTCAACAGCATAG ACAGGTTTGGAAACTCACCACTGCTGCAGGCAGTAAAATCAGGCCATGACAGGATCACGTCGCTCCTCGTGGAGCACGGCGCGATCCTGAACCTGGAGGACGCTGGAGGTTACCTCTGCAGAGTAGTCAGGGGTGGCAGGATCGATCTGCTGAAGAAGCTGCTCAGATTCGGGATCAGCCCAAACTGCAGGAACTACGATCAGAGGACGCCGCTCCACATCGCTGCTGCCGAGGGCCTGCACCTTGTTGCCAGCACGCTGATAGAATCTGGAGCAGACATACAGGCCAAAGATAG GTGGGGAAACACGCCGCTTGACGAAGGGAGACGGTGCAGCAGCAAACCACTGGTCAGGATACTGGAGCAGGCTAGAACTGTTGCGACTAATTGA
- the LOC4335956 gene encoding 23.2 kDa heat shock protein precursor has translation MASMRTAAAAAMLACIAVVLASTAADGALLPWFGGGGARDEAVPELGLLAAADPFRILEHVPFGFDRDDVAMLSMARVDWRETGDAHEVVVDVPGMRKEDLRVEVEDNRVLRISGERRREETTEQKGGGDHWHREERSYGRFWRQLRLPDNADLDSIAASLDNGVLTVRFRKLAPDQIKGPRVVGIASAGGDDGGKKSIGGAGEGQNQQAKKVEL, from the coding sequence ATGGCGTCGATGAgaactgcggcggcggcggcgatgctggCCTGCATCGCCGTCGTTctggcgagcacggcggcggacggcgcgctGCTCCCgtggttcggcggcggcggcgcgcgggacgAGGCGGTGCCGGAGTTGGGGCTCCTGGCGGCGGCCGACCCGTTCCGGATCCTGGAGCACGTGCCGTTCGGGTTCGACCGCGACGACGTGGCGATGCTGTCGATGGCGCGGGTGGACTGGCGGGAGACCGGCGACGCGCACGAGGTCGTGGTGGACGTGCCGGGGATGAGGAAGGAGGACCTgcgggtggaggtggaggacaACCGGGTGCTGCGGatcagcggcgagcggcggcgggaggagacgacggagcagaagggcggcggcgaccactgGCACCGGGAGGAGCGGTCCTACGGCAGGTTCTGGCGGCAGCTCCGCCTCCCCGACAACGCCGACCTCGACtccatcgccgcctccctcgaCAACGGCGTGCTCACCGTCCGGTTCCGGAAGCTGGCGCCCGACCAGATCAAGGGCCCGCGCGTCGTCGGcatcgcctccgccggcggtgacgacggtggcAAGAAGAgcatcggcggcgccggcgaggggcaGAACCAGCAGGCCAAGAAGGTGGAGCTCTGA
- the LOC4335957 gene encoding uncharacterized protein: MASPTTMVGVATSAHLHTTTTGRLSCACAPPTRGTRRRRLAVAVRVRVRVRASASEAMATEKLGVRVERNPPESRLSELGVREWPKWGCEKSKFPWTYSAKETCYLLQGKVKVFPDGAGEDFVEIAAGDLVVFPKGMSCTWDVAEAVDKHYKFE, from the exons ATGGCGAGCCCAACAACAATGGTGGGAGTGGCAACCTCGGCGCATctccacaccaccaccaccggccgcctcagCTGCGCCTGTGCACCACCGACGAGGGgaacaaggcggcggcggctcgcggtggcggtgcgggtgcgggtgcgggtgcgggcgtcggcgtcggaggcgatggcgacggaGAAGCTCGGCGTCCGTGTGGAGCGCAACCCGCCCGAGTCCCGCCTCTCCGAGCTCGGCGTCCGCGAGTGGCCCAA GTGGGGGTGCGAGAAGAGCAAGTTCCCGTGGACGTACTCGGCCAAGGAGACGTGCTACCTGCTGCAGGGGAAGGTGAAGGTGTTcccggacggcgccggcgaggatttcGTGGAGATCGCGGCGGGGGACCTGGTGGTGttccccaaggggatgagctgCACCTGGGACGTCGCCGAGGCCGTCGACAAGCACTACAAGTTCGAgtag
- the LOC4335958 gene encoding putative invertase inhibitor, whose product MAARLVFSLLLTVACSHAALAAAASSSAVEDTCAKATASGSRKDLAPFCVSTLQAAPGSAGADARGLAVIATNLTLANYTAAYATIKALQRRGGWSERERAALATCRQLYIEALNVVHSAIHALNTGQTQAYVADMGVVRRAATGCEDAFGFGGGGGGGGVGNQLATESPLHKVDDDAINLTTVATLIVLIL is encoded by the coding sequence ATGGCAGCGAGGCTtgtcttctccctcctcctcaccgTGGCGTGCTCCCacgcggcgctcgccgccgccgcctcctcctccgccgtggAGGACACCTgcgcgaaggcgacggcgagcggcagccgcaAGGACCTTGCCCCGTTCTGCGTGTCGACCCTGCAGGCCGCGCCGGggagcgccggcgccgacgcgcgCGGCCTCGCCGTGATTGCCACCAACCTGACGCTGGCCAACTACACGGCCGCGTACGCCACCATCAAGGCgctgcagcggcgcggcggctggtcGGAGCGCGAGCGGGCCGCGCTCGCCACGTGCCGGCAGCTGTACATCGAGGCGCTCAACGTCGTGCACAGCGCCATCCACGCGCTGAACACCGGGCAGACGCAGGCGTACGTCGCGGACATGGGCGTCGTCcggcgcgccgccaccggctgCGAGGACGCgttcggcttcggcggcggcggcggcggcggcggcgtaggcaACCAGCTGGCCACGGAGTCGCCGCTGCACAAGGTGGACGACGACGCCATCAACCTGACCACCGTCGCCACGCTGATCGTCCTCATCCTGTAA
- the LOC4335959 gene encoding kinetochore protein SPC24 homolog: MAAEAGMRVNVASLLALGDDTVELLGERKDGEALAQACAGARMLRSACRSESDDLEVQMKEYQEKIKSCKEKIEKTKSETIADDELNALQKEMEEKLQDEQRLRQDLRAVRDELDNLDSQRDSIEQRKEALRKMEKEMMKAQNMLSMCVSVTKIMPNFEDKDKISGYIVDKNMKKLERFEFDKTTPPVDICNNLWKMV; this comes from the exons atggcggcggaggcggggatgCGCGTGAACGTGGCGAGTCTGCTCGCCCTCGGGGACGACACCGTGGAGTTGCTCGGCGAGAGGAAGGACGGCGAGGCCCTCGCGCAGGCCTGCGCCGGGGCGCGGATGCTGCGTTCCGCCTGCCGCTCGGAGTCCGACGACCTCGAGGTGCAAATGAAAG AGTATCAGGAAAAAATAAAGTCCTGCAAAGAAAAGATAGAAAAGACAAAATCTGAAACAATTGCCGATGATGAACTGAATGCTCTGCAAAAAGAGATGGAGGAGAAACTTCAAGATGAGCAACGCCTTCGCCAGGATTTAAG agCAGTACGTGATGAGCTTGATAACCTAGATAGCCAAAGAGATTCTATAGAACAAAGGAAGGAAGCTCTAAGGAAGATGGAAAAGGAAATGATGAAAGCACA AAATATGCTTTCCATGTGTGTGTCAGTGACCAAAATCATGCCAAATTTTGAAGACAAGGACAAGATCTCTGGTT ATATTGTTGATAAGAACATGAAGAAACTAGAGAGGTTCGAGTTTGACAAGACGACGCCCCCTGTTGATATCTGCAACAACCTTTGGAAGATGGTTTAG
- the LOC4335961 gene encoding trihelix transcription factor ENAP2, translating to MDDDDAAASASPSPSPSPVASALPVADPVTVAAGPPSGLLALALPIQKQQHAASPNPGGGGGGREDAWSEGATAALIDAWGERFVALGRGSLRHPQWQEVADAVSSREGYAKAPKSDVQCKNRIDTLKKKYKIERAKPASSWQFFGRLDDLLAPTFNQKPGGNGGGGVGASVNGRNPVPAALRVGFPQRSRTPLMPAPVSAVKRRAPSPEPSASSESSDGFPPERQPAFPPLPLPPPPNGKRSRADEGRGGGAGGGGDRAQGLRELAQAIRRFGEAYERVETAKLEQSAEMERRRLDFASELESQRVQFFLNTQMELSQVKDHSSSPANAAAPPGATGGAGGTSRRMASVNDASASGNYHRRYRVSDGGRHRHHPQPPPSRPHYQYHENNIAVAAAAAASDGEQSSDEEDDEEEESQ from the coding sequence atggacgacgacgacgccgccgcctccgcctcgccttcCCCCTCGCCGTCCCCCGTCGCCTCCGCGCTCCCCGTCGCCGAccccgtcaccgtcgccgcggGGCCTCCCTCCGGCCTCCTCGCGCTGGCCCTCCCGATCCAGAAGCAGCAGCACGCGGCGTCGCCGAATcctgggggtgggggtggcggGAGGGAGGATGCGTGGAGcgagggggcgacggcggcgctgatCGACGCGTGGGGGGAGAGGTTCGTGGCGCTCGGGCGGGGGAGCCTCCGCCACCCGCAGTGGCAGGAGGTCGCCGACGCGGTGTCGTCGCGGGAGGGGTACGCCAAGGCGCCCAAGTCCGACGTCCAGTGCAAGAACCGGATCGACACGCTCAAGAAGAAGTACAAGATCGAGAGGGCCAAGCCGGCCTCGTCGTGGCAGTTCTTCGGCCGCCTCGATGACCTCCTCGCCCCCACGTTCAACCAGAAgcccggcggcaacggcggcggcggcgtcggggccaGCGTGAACGGGCGCAACCCGGTGCCGGCGGCGCTGCGCGTGGGCTTCCCCCAGCGTAGCCGCACGCCGCTGATGCCCGCGCCGGTGTCTGCGGTCAAGCGGAGGGCGCCGTCCCCGGAGCCGTCGGCGTCGTCCGAGTCGTCCGACGGGTTCCCCCCGGAGCGCCAGCCGGcgttcccgcctctcccgctgccgccgccgccgaacggcAAGAGGAGCAGAGCGGAcgaggggcgcggcggcggcgccggcggaggcggcgaccgcGCGCAGGGGCTACGGGAGCTCGCGCAGGCGATACGGCGCTTCGGCGAGGCGTACGAGCGCGTGGAGACGGCGAAGCTGGAGCAATCCGCGGAgatggagcgccgccgcctcgacttCGCCAGCGAGCTGGAGTCGCAGCGCGTGCAGTTCTTCCTCAACACGCAGATGGAACTCTCGCAGGTGAAGGAccactcctcctctcccgccaacgccgccgcgccgcctggtgccaccggcggcgccggtggcacCTCTAGAAGAATGGCGTCGGTTAACGACGCTAGCGCCAGTGGAAATTACCACCGCCGGTATCGCGTCAGCGACGGCGGCAGGCACCGCCACCACCCGCAGCCACCGCCGTCGCGCCCGCACTATCAGTACCATGAGAATAACATCGCCGTCGCTGCAGCGGCCGCTGCcagcgacggcgaacagagcagcgacgaggaggacgacgaagaagaagagagcCAGTGA
- the LOC4335962 gene encoding 3-oxoacyl-[acyl-carrier-protein] synthase I, chloroplastic yields the protein MQAHAHTLGLRISPPPPAPPRRRARPRRRAVRVAAAASAPRRETDPRKRVVITGMGLVSVFGNEVDAFYERLLAGESGVGAIDRFDAGGFPTRFAGQIRGFSSEGYIDGKNDRRLDDCLRYCIVSGKKALENAGLGKGSDGHTKLDKVRAGVLVGTGMGGLTVFSDGVQNLIEKGYKKISPFFIPYAITNMGSALLAMDAGFMGPNYSISTACATSNYCFYAAANHIRRGEADVIVAGGTEAAIIPIGLGGFVACRALSQRNDDPETASRPWDKERDGFVMGEGAGVLVMESLEHAMKRDAPIIAEYLGGAVNCDAYHMTDPRSDGLGVSSCITQSLEDAGVAPEEVNYINAHATSTLAGDLAEVRAIKQVFKNPSDIKINSTKSMIGHCLGAAGGLEAIAVVKAITTGWVHPTINQFNPEPEVDFDTVANEKQQHEVNVAISNSFGFGGHNSVVVFAPFKP from the exons ATGCAGGCGCACGCCCACACGCTCGGGCTCCGcatctccccgccgccgcctgcgccgccgcggcgccgcgctcgcccgcgccggcgcgcAGTCCgtgtcgccgcggcggcgtcggcgccgcggcgggagACGGACCCGAGGAAGCGGGTGGTGATCACGGGGATGGGGCTGGTGTCCGTGTTCGGGAACGAGGTGGACGCCTTCTACGAGCGGCTGCTCGCCGGGGAGAGCGGGGTCGGCGCCATCGACCGCTTCGACGCCGGCGGCTTCCCCACGAGGTTCGCCGGCCAGATACGCGGGTTCTCCTCGGAGGGGTACATCGACGGCAAGAACGACCGGAGGCTCGACGACTGCCTCCGCTACTGCATCGTCAGCGGCAAGAAGGCGCTCGAGAACGCCGGCCTCGGCAAGGGCTCCGATGGCCACACCAAG CTTGACAAAGTCCGGGCTGGTGTTCTTGTGGGAACTGGCATGGGTGGCCTCACTGTGTTTTCCGATGGTGTTCAAAACCTTATTGAGAAGGGATACAAGAAAATTTCGCCTTTCTTTATCCCATACGCTATAACTAACATGGGCTCGGCATTGCTAGCAATGGATGCTGGTTTTATGGGTCCAAACTACTCAATTTCAACAGCTTGTGCGACCTCCAACTACTGCTTCTATGCTGCTGCCAACCATATACGTCGGGGTGAGGCTGATGTTATCGTTGCTGGTGGTACTGAAGCTGCAATTATTCCAATTGGCCTTGGAGGTTTTGTGGCCTGTAGAGCACTATCGCAGAGGAACGATGACCCAGAAACTGCATCTAGGCCATGGGACAAAGAGCGAGATGGTTTTGTTATGGGCGAAGGTGCTGGTGTACTG GTCATGGAGAGCCTGGAGCATGCGATGAAGCGGGATGCACCAATAATTGCTGAATATTTGGGAGGTGCAGTAAACTGTGATGCTTACCATATGACTGATCCTAGGTCAGATGGACTGGGTGTATCGTCCTGTATTACTCAGAGCCTTGAAGATGCAGGTGTTGCGCCAGAGGAG GTAAATTACATCAATGCACATGCAACTTCAACTCTTGCTGGTGACTTGGCTGAAGTAAGAGCCATTAAGCAAGTCTTCAAGAATCCATCTGATATTAAAATCAATTCAACGAAG TCTATGATAGGCCATTGCCTAGGTGCCGCTGGTGGGTTAGAAGCTATTGCCGTTGTCAAAGCCATAACTACTGGATGGGTGCATCCTACTATTAACCAATTT AACCCCGAGCctgaagttgattttgataCAGTAGCCAACGAGAAGCAGCAGCACGAAGTGAATGTTG CTATCTCTAATTCATTTGGATTTGGAGGTCACAATTCAGTGGTAGTATTTGCGCCATTCAAGCCATGA
- the LOC4335963 gene encoding sm-like protein LSM1B encodes MSSWAGPDEIFLSTSLAGFLDKKLIVLLRDGRKLLGTLCSFDQFANVVLQGACERVIVGELYCDVPLGLYVIRGENVVLIGELDREKDELPAHMTCVSEAEIRKAEKAEREARDLKGSMRKRMEFLDFD; translated from the exons ATGTCGTCGTGGGCCGGGCCCGACGAGATCTTCCTCTCCACGTCCCTGGCCGGCTTCTTGGACA AGAAACTTATTGTCCTACTACGAGATGGACGGAAGCTGCTTGGCACACTCTGCTCATTTGATCAGTTTG CAAATGTTGTTCTTCAGGGTGCTTGTGAACGAGTAATTGTAGGTGAACTATATTGTGATGTTCCTCTTGGTCTATATGTGATCCGGGGAGAGAATGTCGTATTAATCGGAGAATTG GATCGTGAGAAGGATGAACTCCCTGCTCACATGACTTGTGTTTCAGAGGCTGAAATAAGAAAG GCCGAGAAAGCAGAAAGGGAAGCGAGAGATCTGAAAGGTTCAATGAGGAAGAGGATGGAGTTCTTAGACTTTGATTAG